TTCGTCACCGGCGCGACCACCTCCGCCACCATCCAGAACCTGCAGATTCAGGGGCCGGGTTCCAGCACCTGCGGCTCGATCGGCTATGGCATCTTTGCCGGGGGTGGTGCCAATCTCACGCTCAGCAACAACCATGTGCTGATGATTCGCGACATCTCGCCGCCCTTGAGCAGTTGCCAGAACGGCTCGGCGATCCGTTACGGCGCGCCGAGCACCTCACAGTCTGCCAGTGGCAGCATCAGCAACAACATCATCGACACCTATCAGAAGAACGGCATCACGCTGTCCAACACCGGGACCGTAGTGACGGTGACTGGCAGCAGTGTGACGGGCGAGCTGCCACCGCCCAATACTGCGCAAAACGGCATCCAGATCAGCAGCGGCGCGATCGCCACGGTCAGCAACAATATCGTCAGCAACAACCAGTGTGGTGCCGTCGGCTGCGGGCCAGGCGTCGCTGATGTCTGGGCGACGGGTATTCTGCTGTTTGACGCTGGCGCCGGGACAGCCATCAACAACAACGCGATCTCCGGTAATGACGGCGGCCTGGTGGCAGTTGCCACCACGGTCGGCCAGAGCTTTTCCGCCAGTGGCAATACCTTTTCAGCCAACCGTTACGCCAACATTCTGGCCAGCGCGCTGACGCTCAACCTCACTGGCAACACGATCACCGGCAGCAACTGGGGGGTGGTTGCCCAGGCGTCGAGTCCGGCCAATACGGTGGTCAATCTGTCCGGTGGCAATGTGGTCAGTCAGGCGGCAGCCGCCGGTCTCACCGTATTCGACGACAACCTGGCCGATGCCTTTGCCGCCACCATCCAGGGCAGTGGCAACCAGTTTGTCAACAATGCAGTCGGTGCTGCCAATACGCCGGTTCAGGGGACGGTGAGCCTGGCGTGCAACTGGTGGGGCAGTCCTTATGGCCCGATCAATCCGGCGAACCCGCTGGGCCAGGGCAACCCGGCGACGGTGAATACGACATTCACCAATTGGGCAATCGACAACACCACGTTTGCCTGCACCGGGAATCCGCAGAACAACATTCTCCTGGCGTCGCCACAGATACCGGTGCCAACCTTGCACCCCATATTGCTTGCGGCTTTGGTGCTGACGCTCGCCATCTTCGCCGCCGCCGGTGTGCCCCGCAGGCGGCGCTGAGCGAACCCGCCGTTCAATCCTTACCCAGCCAGCTACTCCGATGCCGCATTCAGCCAATACCCTGCTCTGGAACGCCCGCCTGCTGCTCGTAGAGCGCGCGACCGAAGATGCGCATGCCTGTGCGGAGTGGTACTCGCAACTGCTTGGTGATCCGGTGGAGCAGGTGGCAGACGATGTCTGGCAAGTGCGCGGCGCTGATCGCTGGATGCTGTTTCGCACTGGTACGCCAAAGACCGTGCCGCTGGTGGTCTATGCCTTTCCCGGCGTCGAGCAGTGGGCGGCCTATCGGGCGCAATTGCAGACCATGGCGATTGAGCTGCACCCGGTCGCGGCCGGTCTGGCGGCCATCGTCGGTGACAACGCCTTCGGTCTGCGTGACCCGGATCGTCGTATGGTTGTCTTCTGCGTTGCACCGCAAACCGAAGCCGCGCCACCGGAAGTCGCCGAGTATCTGCCAGCCCGTCTTCAGCACTTCGTGGTTGCTTCAACGCAGACGGTTGCCATGCTTGAGTTCTATCGCGATGCGCTGGGCTTCATCGAGTCGGACCGCGTGGTCGACAACGACGGCGATCTGTCATCGGCGTTCATGCGCTCCGACGCCGAGCATCACAGTTTCGCGGTGTTCCGGGCGCCACAGCCGGGGCCTGATCATCACGCCTATGAAGTACCGAACTGGAACGCGATCCGCGACTGGGCCGATCACTGCGGCGACCTGGAAATCCCCATCTGGTGGGGCCCGGGGCGGCATGGCGTCGGCAACAACCTGTTCTTCATGATCGAAGATCCGGACGGCTACAAGGTCGAATTCTCGGCCGAGCTTGAGCAGATGACGGCCGATCAGGCCTATCGCGAGTGGCCGCACGGGCCGCGGGCGCTCAACCTGTGGGGCAACGCCTGGATGCGCAGCTAGCACGTCCCGGACCACGCCGGGGCGTGACCTGATGTACGGGCGACCGTAGCGCGATGGTGCCAAACCCCGGCTTCTTCCGCATTGCTATTCCCAGCCGTCAATCTCGCAGTTCGAGCGATCTTTAGTTTACGCTGTAAGATTGTGGCTTTGATCCAATGAAATTTTGATGATGTCGCAACGCTTGGCACCCGGCCTGACTGCGCTCGTGTTCTTCGCCACCAACCCGATCACCATCTCCGCCGCGCAAGCGGTCGACACTCAGTTCGAAGAAGTCATCGTCAAGAGCCCGAAGAACGCGGCGATGATGCCGTACGATGACGTCTACGTTCGCCTGAAGCGGATGGAGGAATCGAAGCTCGACCGGGTGCGTATGCAGATCAAGGTGACGCCGAAGGATGAGTCGGTCAAACTTGCCGATGTACGGGTGGCCATCGTCAACGACGCCACCAGCCTGCCGGTGCGGCTTGGTGCCGACGGCACGGTCACAGTGCCGATGCGTGCCGAGCTGTACAAGACCGACGCCGAGATTCGCAGCAATCAGCCGAAGGGCAGTCTGGCCGCGTCGCTCACGCTGGCCGTTGCGTGGTCGGGCGGGCAGGAGATTCCGTACTATGAAATCGAAGAAACGGTGCGGCAATTGCAAACTGCGGGCAAGGACTTGCTCGGCTGGTTCGGCTATATGCTGTTTTTCCCCTCGTTGAGCAACTTCGAAGTGCCGCTGCAATATCCCGAGCCGCGCGGGCAGACGATGCGGGTGGTGAAGGACGGCAAGACGCTTGAAACCTTCACTGCCGATGAGAAGGGGGTGCTCAAGTTCAAGCTGAAGCCGGGCTGGGCACAGTTGCAGCCGACGCTGGTATTCAGCGAGGCGCCGCCGAAGCTTTGATGGCGGTTGTGGCAGACGGCATCTACCGCGACGCGCTTGCTGCCCATGCCTGCGGATCGTCGCTCCGGGCGATCAGTGCGAGACCGTAGGCAATTGACTCCAGCTGGTCGCCGGTTTCGATGCGGGTTGGGTCAAATCGCTGGTCGAAGATGGCACGCACCGCCGGCACGAACGAAGTGCCACCGGTGAGGAACACGCGGTCGATGTCCTTCGCATCGAGCCTTGCTTCGCCGAGCGCTTCGTCCACCGCATCTTCGATTTTCTGCAGGTCATCGGCGATCCACTGGTCGAAGGCGGCGCGCTCGATGGTGGCGTCCAGCGCGAGGTCGTAGCCGAGCCCTGTCGCGCGAAATGCCAGCGTCGCTGACGGCGCATTCGACAGAGCGGCTTTCGTATCTGCCACCGCCTTGTAAAGCGGATAGCCGAGGTCGTTTTCGATCAACGCGATGAATTTGCCGAGGCCGTCTCGCTCGATCGCGTAGCGCAGGTATTCGCGCAAGTCGCGCAGCACCGCAGGCGACTTCATCAGCGCGAGCTGGTTCCACTGTGCAAAGCGATGATGGAAATGCGTCGGCACTTCGAGAATCTTGTCGATGCTCCGGTACTTCGCGCGATGACCGAGCTGCGGCAGGATCGCATGTTCGAGGATGCGATAGTCAAACACGTCACCTGCCACCGCCACGCCGGAATGCGCCAGTGGAATCGACTTCAGCGCACCGCCTTTGCCGCTGCCCGGTTCAAAGCGGATGATCGAGAAGTCGCTGGTGCCACCGCCGAAGTCGGCCACCAGCACCGTCGCCGCCTGGGTGAGCCGCTGCGCAAAGAAGTACGCTGCCGCCACCGGCTCGTAGACGTAGAGAATCTCGCCGAAGCCGACGCGCCGGAACGCCCGCTCATAGCGCTCCAGCGCCAGCGCTTCGTTCGGGTTCACGCCGGCGAAGGCGACCGGCCGGCCGGCAACCAGTCGTGGCGGCAAGTCATCAAGCGCACCGCCCGCATGGGATCGCATCTTTTCGATGAACGCTGTCAGCAGATCCTCGAAAGTGAACTTGCGGCCGTGGATGTGCGTCTCGGTGAAAGATCGGCTCGCCGCGAACGTCTTGAACGACTGCAGGAAGCGGCAATCGATCGGGTCATCGATGAAGCGTTCGATCGCCCACGGCCCGGCCTCAAAGCGCAGGTCGTGCGCAGCA
This is a stretch of genomic DNA from Casimicrobium huifangae. It encodes these proteins:
- a CDS encoding right-handed parallel beta-helix repeat-containing protein — translated: MTFSAASSSANLYVTTTGNNAGNCQTLGAPCLTIAYALSQAAAGDTINIGGGTFTEELTISKSVVLNGAGMASTIIKAPAVLTSNPAVPGGSPGQQTTIVFVTGATTSATIQNLQIQGPGSSTCGSIGYGIFAGGGANLTLSNNHVLMIRDISPPLSSCQNGSAIRYGAPSTSQSASGSISNNIIDTYQKNGITLSNTGTVVTVTGSSVTGELPPPNTAQNGIQISSGAIATVSNNIVSNNQCGAVGCGPGVADVWATGILLFDAGAGTAINNNAISGNDGGLVAVATTVGQSFSASGNTFSANRYANILASALTLNLTGNTITGSNWGVVAQASSPANTVVNLSGGNVVSQAAAAGLTVFDDNLADAFAATIQGSGNQFVNNAVGAANTPVQGTVSLACNWWGSPYGPINPANPLGQGNPATVNTTFTNWAIDNTTFACTGNPQNNILLASPQIPVPTLHPILLAALVLTLAIFAAAGVPRRRR
- a CDS encoding VOC family protein; protein product: MPHSANTLLWNARLLLVERATEDAHACAEWYSQLLGDPVEQVADDVWQVRGADRWMLFRTGTPKTVPLVVYAFPGVEQWAAYRAQLQTMAIELHPVAAGLAAIVGDNAFGLRDPDRRMVVFCVAPQTEAAPPEVAEYLPARLQHFVVASTQTVAMLEFYRDALGFIESDRVVDNDGDLSSAFMRSDAEHHSFAVFRAPQPGPDHHAYEVPNWNAIRDWADHCGDLEIPIWWGPGRHGVGNNLFFMIEDPDGYKVEFSAELEQMTADQAYREWPHGPRALNLWGNAWMRS
- a CDS encoding Hsp70 family protein encodes the protein MPSPSPSSSSSAAIALGLDFGTTNTVIAASTQPGVARTLPFTLAGDTHATFRSAMCFWDEDTGAAHDLRFEAGPWAIERFIDDPIDCRFLQSFKTFAASRSFTETHIHGRKFTFEDLLTAFIEKMRSHAGGALDDLPPRLVAGRPVAFAGVNPNEALALERYERAFRRVGFGEILYVYEPVAAAYFFAQRLTQAATVLVADFGGGTSDFSIIRFEPGSGKGGALKSIPLAHSGVAVAGDVFDYRILEHAILPQLGHRAKYRSIDKILEVPTHFHHRFAQWNQLALMKSPAVLRDLREYLRYAIERDGLGKFIALIENDLGYPLYKAVADTKAALSNAPSATLAFRATGLGYDLALDATIERAAFDQWIADDLQKIEDAVDEALGEARLDAKDIDRVFLTGGTSFVPAVRAIFDQRFDPTRIETGDQLESIAYGLALIARSDDPQAWAASASR
- a CDS encoding DUF2987 domain-containing protein, translating into MMSQRLAPGLTALVFFATNPITISAAQAVDTQFEEVIVKSPKNAAMMPYDDVYVRLKRMEESKLDRVRMQIKVTPKDESVKLADVRVAIVNDATSLPVRLGADGTVTVPMRAELYKTDAEIRSNQPKGSLAASLTLAVAWSGGQEIPYYEIEETVRQLQTAGKDLLGWFGYMLFFPSLSNFEVPLQYPEPRGQTMRVVKDGKTLETFTADEKGVLKFKLKPGWAQLQPTLVFSEAPPKL